One genomic segment of Theobroma cacao cultivar B97-61/B2 chromosome 6, Criollo_cocoa_genome_V2, whole genome shotgun sequence includes these proteins:
- the LOC18596778 gene encoding NAC transcription factor 56, producing the protein MYGMNRPSASLPPGFRFHPTDEELIIHYLKQKASPSSNPPILIIADVNIYKFNPWELPDKAFFGENEWFFFSPRDKKYPNGTRPNRAAASGYWKATGTDKPIISSVGSQCLGMKKALVFYKGHPPKGVKTDWMMTEYMLLDDYFSSQRPKGSMRLDDWVLCRVRQKSKVPQQLGGRNYSGSSCSPPFSRGYLQGQEMTIENANILHGHHQLPAEYQMSPLESEELDEKGQIMDLQEGSPEYSLSNSPKIIDSNVRDVLKSIERELSVGALDELLPSQPDKRLKVSASDNSPANASVFQISSPAPSASYQQHFSEF; encoded by the exons ATGTATGGAATGAACAGGCCTAGTGCTTCCCTTCCACCAGGGTTCAGATTCCATCCTACAGATGAAGAGCTCATCATCCATTATCTAAAGCAGAAGGCCTCGCCTTCATCAAATCCGCCAATCTTAATAATAGCTGATGTCAATATCTACAAGTTCAATCCGTGGGAACTTCCCG ataaGGCTTTTTTTGGGGAGAATGAGTGGTTTTTCTTTAGTCCAAGAGATAAAAAGTATCCGAATGGAACACGTCCGAATAGAGCAGCTGCATCTGGCTACTGGAAAGCCACTGGGACCGATAAACCAATCATCAGCTCTGTTGGATCTCAATGTCTTGGAATGAAAAAAGCTCTTGTATTTTACAAAGGACATCCTCCGAAGGGTGTAAAAACTGATTGGATGATGACTGAGTACATGCTTCTTGATGATTACTTTTCATCCCAAAGGCCAAAAGGATCCATGCGA TTGGATGACTGGGTTCTATGCCGAGTCCGGCAGAAAAGCAAGGTTCCCCAACAACTTGGAGGAAGAAACTATAGCGGTTCTAGCTGTTCCCCTCCATTCTCCCGTGGGTACTTACAAGGTCAAGAGATGACAATAGAGAACGCCAATATTCTGCATGGCCATCATCAGTTACCTGCAGAGTATCAAATGTCTCCCTTGGAAAGTGAAGAACTAGATGAAAAGGGACAGATAATGGATCTCCAAGAAGGCTCTCCAGAGTACTCACTTTCCAACTCTCCAAAAATCATTGATTCTAATGTCAGAGACGTGCTCAAATCCATTGAAAGGGAACTCTCCGTTGGAGCTTTGGATGAACTGTTGCCATCACAACCAGATAAAAGATTGAAGGTTTCCGCTTCAGATAACAGTCCTGCCAACGCATCCGTTTTCCAAATTTCTTCCCCCGCCCCATCCGCATCATACCAACAGCATTTCTCAGAGTTCTAA
- the LOC18596779 gene encoding guanylate-binding protein 7, giving the protein MMKLFGRGKESSPDVSPQSFGHSASPSTSLESPVTGPARPIRLLYCDEKGKFRMDPEAVAALQLVKGPIGVVSVCGRARQGKSFILNQLLGRSSGFQVASTHRPCTKGLWLWSAPLKRTALDGTEYNLLLLDTEGIDAYDQTGTYSTQIFSLAVLLSSMFIYNQMGGIDEAALDRLSLVTQMTKHIRVKAGGRITTASELGQFSPIFVWLLRDFYLDLVEDNRKITPRDYLELALRAVQGSGKDIAAKNEIRDSIRALFPDRECFTLVRPLNNENDLQRLHQISLDRLRPEFRAGLDAFTKFVFERTRPKQVGATVMTGPVLIGITESYLDALNNGAVPTISSSWQSVEEAECRRAYDSAAEFYMSTFDRTKPPEEVALREAHEEAVQKSLAIYNASAVGVGSMRKKYEELLQKFFRKAFEDYKRNAYMEADSRCLNAIQSMGKRLRAACHASDASIDNVVKVLDALLSEYEASCHGPGKWQKLAVFLQQSMEGPVLDFTKRLVDQIGSEKSSLALKCRSIEDKMKLLNKQLEDSEKYKSEYLKRYDDAINDKKKLADEYASRMNNLQGDNSSLKERCSSLMKALDSAKQEILDSRRKHDQVLSKQKAKDDQTTSEMEVLKSRSTAAEARLAAARERAESAQEEAEEWKRKYDFAVREAKAALEKAANVQERTGKETQLREDALREEFSHTLAEKDEELKDKSAKIEHAEQCLTTIKLELKAAESKIKSYDAEISSLKVETRELAEKLENANTKAQSFEREARILEQEKIHLEQKYSSEFRRFAEVEERCRLAEKEAKKATELADKARAESVAAQKEKSEIQRMAMERLAQIERAERQIENLERQKTDLGDELHRVQVSEMDAVSKVVLLEARVEEREKEIESLLKTNNEQRTSTVKVLQDLLDSERAAHADANDRAEALSLQLQAAQAKLDLLQQELTSVRLNETALDSKLKTASRGKRLRGDDFEMGVGSVQEMDTSDRILRANKKSRSTTSPLRYSQSEDGGSVYKGDEDNPNQQNNQEDYTKFTVQKLKQELTKHNFGGELLALRNPNKKDILSLYEKCVLQKS; this is encoded by the exons ATGATGAAACTTTTTGGTAGGGGGAAAGAGTCCTCCCCTGATGTCTCGCCGCAATCGTTCGGACACTCGGCGTCACCGTCTACGTCTTTGGAGTCTCCGGTGACCGGTCCCGCAAGACCGATTCGGTTGTTGTACTGCGACGAGAAAGGGAAGTTCCGGATGGATCCGGAAGCCGTCGCGGCTTTGCAGCTTGTTAAGGGGCCAATTGGAGTCGTTTCGGTCTGTGGCCGGGCTCGTCAGGGGAAGAGTTTCATTTTGAATCAG CTTCTTGGAAGGAGTAGTGGGTTTCAAGTAGCATCAACTCATAGACCGTGTACAAAAGGGCTTTGGTTGTGGAGTGCACCATTAAAGAGAACTGCTCTTGATGGAACTGAGTACAATCTTTTGCTATTAGATACTGAAGGAATAGATGCCTACGATCAAACG GGAACATACAGCACTCAGATATTTTCCCTAGCTGTCCTCTTATCTAGTATGTTCATCTACAACCAG ATGGGAGGTATAGATGAAGCTGCCCTGGATCGTCTCTCTCTTGTCACTCAAATGACAAAACATATTCGAGTCAAAGCTGGAGGAAGAATAACAACAGCTTCTGAACTTGGGCAGTTCTCACCAATATTTGTTTGGCTTCTTAGG GATTTTTATCTGGATTTGGTGGAGGATAATAGGAAAATCACTCCCCGTGACTACCTTGAGCTTGCTTTACGGGCAGTTCAAGGTAGTGGGAAAGATATAGCTGCCAAAAATGAG ATCAGAGACTCCATTCGAGCTCTATTTCCTGATAGAGAATGCTTTACCCTTGTGAGGCCTTTGAACAATGAAAATGATCTCCAAAGACTTCATCAAATTTCG CTTGACAGACTGAGACCTGAGTTTCGAGCTGGGCTTGACGCATTTACAAAGTTTGTTTTTGAGAGAACAAGGCCTAAGCAGGTTGGGGCTACTGTAATGACAGGTCCTGTTCTTATTGGTATCACTGAATCTTATCTGGATGCTTTGAATAATGGTGCAGTGCCCACAATATCTTCCTCATGGCAG AGTGTTGAAGAAGCCGAGTGCCGAAGGGCATATGATTCCGCTGCGGAGTTTTATATGTCAACTTTCGACCGTACAAAGCCACCTGAGGAA GTGGCATTGAGGGAGGCTCATGAAGAAGCTGTTCAAAAATCACTGGCTATATATAATGCTAGTGCTGTAGGGGTTGGATCAATGAGGAAGAAATATGAGGAGCTTCTACAGAAATTTTTCAGAAAGGCATTTGAG GATTATAAACGGAATGCGTATATGGAAGCAGATTCACGATGTTTAAATGCCATTCAGAGCATGGGAAAGAGGTTGAGAGCAGCATGCCATGCTTCTGATGCAAGCATAGATAATGTTGTGAAA GTTCTTGATGCTCTTCTATCTGAGTATGAAGCATCATGTCATGGCCCTGGAAAATGGCAGAAACTGGCTGTATTTTTACAGCAAAG CATGGAGGGGCCTGTGCTGGATTTCACCAAGAGACTTGTAGATCAGATTGGATCAGAGAAAAGTTCCCTGGCATTGAAATGCCGTTCAATTGAGGATAAGATGAAGTTACTTAACAAGCAACTGGAAGATAGTGAGAAGTATAAATCTGAATATCTGAAGCGATATGATGATGCCATCAATGACAAGAAGAAGCTTGCTGATGAATATGCTAGCCGGATGAATAATTTGCAAGGTGATAACAGTTCACTGAAGGAGAGATGTTCTAGTTTAATGAAAGCTCTGGACTCTGCCAAGCAAGAAATATTAGACTCGAGAAGAAAACATGATCAGGTGTTATCAAAGCAGAAAGCCAAGGATGATCAGACCACCTCAGAAATGGAAGTGCTCAAGTCCCGGAGCACTGCTGCGGAAGCAAGGTTGGCTGCTGCTAGGGAGCGAGCTGAATCTGCTCAAGAGGAAGCAGAGGAGTGGAAGAGGAAGTATGACTTTGCTGTTAGAGAAGCAAAAGCTGCTCTGGAGAAGGCAGCTAATGTGCAAGAGCGGACAGGCAAGGAAACTCAACTTAGGGAAGATGCTCTGAGGGAAGAGTTTTCACATACTTTGGCTGAGAAG GATGAGGAATTGAAGGACAAGTCAGCAAAGATTGAGCATGCTGAGCAGTGCTTGACAACTATAAAGTTGGAGTTGAAG GCTGCTGAGTCAAAAATCAAGAGTTATGATGCAGAGATATCATCACTGAAGGTTGAAACCAGGGAGTTAGCTGAGAAGCTAGAAAATGCTAATACCAAGGCCCAGTCATTTGAGAGAGAAGCTAGGATTTTGGAGCAGGAGAAGATCCATTTGGAGCAGAAGTATTCATCTGAGTTCAGGAGGTTTGCAGAAGTTGAGGAACGGTGTAGACTAGCTGAGAAAGAAGCGAAGAAAGCAACTGAATTGGCTGATAAAGCACGAGCAGAATCAGTAGCTGCTCAAAAGGAGAAAAGCGAGATACAGAGGATGGCAATGGAAAGACTGGCTCAGATTGAGAGGGCTGAGAGGCAAATTGAGAACTTGGAGAGACAGAAAACAGACTTGGGTGATGAACTACATAGAGTACAGGTGTCAGAGATGGATGCAGTTTCTAAAGTTGTATTATTAGAGGCTAGAGTTGAAGAGAGGGAGAAAGAGATAGAGTCTCTATTGAAAACAAACAATGAACAGAGGACTAGTACAGTTAAAGTCCTTCAAGATCTTTTGGACTCTGAGCGTGCAGCACATGCTGATGCAAATGACAGGGCTGAAGCCCTTTCTCTCCAGCTACAAGCTGCACAGGCAAAACTTGATTTACTCCAGCAAGAGTTGACTTCTGTTCGTCTAAATGAAACAGCATTGGATAGTAAGCTCAAAACTGCTTCCCGTGGAAAACGTTTGAGGGgagatgattttgaaatgggGGTGGGATCTGTTCAAGAAATGGATACGAGTGACAGAATTTTGAGAGCAAATAAGAAGTCCAGGAGCACAACTAGCCCCCTCAGGTATTCACAATCAGAAGATGGTGGGTCTGTATACAAGGGTGACGAGGACAACCCGAATCAGCAAAACAATCAGGAGGATTATACAAAGTTCACCGTACAAAAACTCAAGCAGGAACTcacaaaacataattttggTGGCGAGCTGCTTGCATTGAGGAATCCCAATAAGAAAGATATCCTCTCTCTGTATGAGAAATGTGTTCTGCAGAAGTCATAA
- the LOC18596780 gene encoding NAC domain-containing protein 73, which translates to MTWCNNSDDDRALQLVTAADSTKEPASVSDTKTDDIRIIICPSCGHNIPFQDQAGIHDLPGLPAGVKFDPTDQEILEHLEAKVISDMRKLHPLIDEFIPTLEGENGICYTHPERLPGVSKDGQIRHFFHRPSKAYTTGTRKRRKVHTDEDGSETRWHKTGKTRPVLVGGAVKGFKKILVLYTNYGRQRKPEKTNWVMHQYHLGNNEEEKDGELVASKVFYQTQPRQCGPSSVKDTLDRKLKNRSRHDKSPIAKSSSTAFVHEYFNPPFIPFDHGSHNRESPPPLIPNLVVQGDGSSFIRLASDTSKGRLERKL; encoded by the exons ATGACATGGTGCAATAACTCAGACGATGATAGAGCTCTACAGTTAGTTACAGCAGCCGACAGTACTAAAGAACCCGCCTCCGTTTCCGACACCAAAACCGATGATATCCGAATCATTATTTGCCCTTCATGTGGCCATAACATACCCTTCCAAGATCAG GCGGGAATTCATGATTTGCCTGGGTTACCAGCGGGGGTGAAGTTTGATCCAACTGACCAAGAAATTTTAGAGCATTTAGAGGCAAAGGTAATATCTGATATGCGCAAGCTTCATCCTTTGATTGATGAGTTTATTCCAACGCTGGAGGGAGAAAATGGGATTTGCTACACTCATCCAGAGAGGCTGCCAG GAGTGAGCAAAGATGGGCAAATTCGACACTTCTTTCATCGGCCCTCCAAGGCATACACAACCGGGACtaggaagagaagaaaagttcACACGGATGAAGATGGAAGCGAAACAAGGTGGCATAAAACAGGCAAGACCAGACCAGTTTTGGTTGGTGGGGCAGTGAAGGGTTTCAAAAAGATTTTAGTACTCTACACCAATTACGGCAGACAAAGGAAGCCTGAGAAGACGAACTGGGTGATGCATCAATATCACCTTGGCAACaatgaagaagagaaagatggAGAGCTAGTGGCTTCAAAAGTATTTTACCAAACTCAACCTAGACAATGCGGTCCAAGTAGTGTTAAGGATACACTTgatagaaagttgaaaaatcgaAGCCGGCATGACAAAAGTCCTATAGCTAAGAGTAGCAGCACGGCTTTTGTTCATGAGTATTTCAATCCACCTTTTATCCCATTCGACCATGGGAGCCATAATAGAGAAAGCCCACCTCCGCTAATTCCAAATTTGGTTGTTCAAGGTGATGGATCTTCCTTCATTCGATTAGCCTCTGATACAAGCAAAGGGAgacttgaaagaaaattatag
- the LOC18596781 gene encoding serine/threonine-protein kinase-like protein ACR4: protein MSRGEEIAYDLVLVLLSISLFILGTFLIIICRKKPVKSDQKQELPVKVCASAYQLTDIDAATDGFNHRRIIGKGRLGTVYAAISPRAELVAVKRIHPRLVLSNAGFGFASIIRTLSLAQHPHIVPVIGFSQAPGERIIVMEFVGMVNLNFYLHENSDGASLLDWNRRLRVAAGVARGLEYLHEGMAPNIIHGCIKASNILLDVKFVAKLCGYGLSFLAPQEKRGLVGYVDDEYWVERGGGACKESDVYGFGVVLLELLTGRRSEEGLLVRWALPLIKEKKLRELLDPRLVIPSDIKPLVRLAKVASTCVGNYRKDRPCISQVATILNNLEIEACH from the coding sequence ATGAGCCGAGGTGAGGAAATTGCTTATGATTTGGTTTTGGTTCTTCTTTCCATCTCTCTTTTCATTCTTGGTACCTTTCTCATCATCATCTGCAGAAAGAAACCAGTAAAATCTGATCAAAAACAAGAACTGCCTGTCAAGGTTTGTGCAAGCGCGTATCAATTAACAGATATAGATGCAGCTACAGATGGCTTTAACCATAGAAGAATCATCGGTAAAGGCCGTTTAGGTACGGTTTATGCAGCCATATCACCAAGAGCGGAGCTCGTTGCGGTAAAAAGGATACATCCGCGGCTGGTTTTGAGCAATGCTGGATTCGGGTTTGCTTCAATAATCAGAACACTTTCTTTAGCTCAACATCCTCACATAGTCCCCGTTATAGGGTTTTCACAAGCGCCAGGTGAGAGAATTATAGTAATGGAGTTTGTTGGTATggtgaatttgaatttttatttgcaTGAAAACTCCGACGGTGCATCATTATTAGATTGGAACAGGCGTTTAAGGGTTGCTGCCGGGGTAGCCAGAGGGCTTGAGTATTTGCATGAAGGGATGGCACCAAATATAATACACGGCTGCATTAAGGcatcaaatatattattaGATGTGAAATTTGTTGCTAAGTTATGTGGTTACGGGCTATCATTTTTGGCACCCCAAGAGAAGAGAGGGCTCGTGGGGTATGTAGATGATGAGTATTGGGTGGAAAGAGGAGGCGGTGCTTGCAAGGAAAGCGATGTTTATGGCTTTGGGGTGGTTTTGTTGGAGCTTTTGACTGGGAGGAGAAGCGAAGAAGGGTTGCTTGTTAGATGGGCATTGCCATTGATAAAGGAGAAAAAGCTTAGAGAACTTTTGGACCCTCGACTTGTAATTCCATCTGATATAAAACCTCTTGTTAGACTGGCCAAAGTTGCTTCGACTTGCGTTGGTAATTACAGGAAGGACAGGCCTTGTATATCCCAGGTGGCAACAATCTTGAACAATTTGGAAATTGAGGCCTGCCATTAG
- the LOC18596782 gene encoding receptor-like protein kinase HSL1 — protein MLLLVLSFLFFTLPPPSLSLNQEGLYLLQVKASLADPDSALSSWNPRDPTPCNWRGVSCDSATGSVTSLNLSSTNLAGPFPSLLCRLQNLTSVSLYYNNINSTIPSDISTCQNLIHLDLSQNLLTGELPHTLADLPNLKYLDLTGNNLSGDIPESFGRFQRLEVLSLVYNLLDGTIPAFLGNISTLKMLNLSYNPFSLGRIPPELGNLTNLEILWLTECNLVGEIPDSVGRLKKLTDLDLAINHLVGKIPSSLTELTSVVQIELYNNSLTGELPRRFSNLTKLRLLDASMNELTGTIPDELTQLPLESLNLYQNNFEGALPPSIADSPALYELRIFQNRLTGELPQNLGKNSPLRWLDVSNNQFTGLIPPSLCEKGNLEEILMIYNSFSGQLPSSLAECRSLNRIRLGYNKLSGEIPAGFWGLPHVYLLELVNNSFSGQIGKSIANAANLSLLVISRNEFTGSLPEEIGSVDNLVQISAGENKFSGPLPKSIVNLDGLGILNLHGNELEGELPTGIESLKKLNELNLANNKFSGKIPNGIGSLSVLNYLDLSNNQLTGRIPLGLQNLKLNQLNLSNNLLSGELPPLFDKEMYKNSFLGNPGLCGNFSDLCAGRDGDKHKGYVWLLRSIFVLAALVFVVGVVWFYFKYRSYKKARAIDKSKWTLMSFHKLGFSEYEILDCLDEDNVIGRGSSGKVYKVVLSNGEAVAVKKLWGGAKKGCESVDLEKGQAQVQDDGFEAEVETLGKIRHKNIVKLWCCCTTRDCKLLVYEYMQNGSLGDLLHSSKGGLLDWPTRYKIIVDAAEGLSYLHHDCVPAIVHRDVKSNNILLDGDFGARVADFGVAKVVDAAGRGAKSMSVIAGSCGYIAPEYAYTLRVNEKSDIYSFGVVILELVTGRLPIDPEYGEKDLVKWVCTTLDQKGVDHVLDSKLDPCFKEEICKVLNIGLLCTSPLPINRPSMRRVVKMLQEAGAESHPKAAAKKDGKLTPYYYEDASDQGSVA, from the exons ATGCTTCTCCTTGTCctctcctttctcttcttcaccTTACCCCCACCTTCACTCTCTCTCAACCAAGAAGGCCTCTACCTTCTCCAAGTGAAAGCCTCCCTCGCCGACCCTGACTCCGCCCTTTCCTCATGGAATCCTCGTGACCCAACCCCATGCAACTGGCGTGGCGTTTCGTGTGACTCAGCCACTGGCTCTGTCACTTCCCTCAACCTCTCCAGCACCAACCTCGCCGGCCCTTTCCCTTCCCTCCTTTGCCGTCTCCAAAACCTTACCTCCGTTTCCTTGTACTACAACAACATCAATTCCACCATCCCTTCCGACATCTCCACGTGTCAAAATCTCATTCACCTTGATCTCTCCCAGAACCTCCTCACTGGTGAACTCCCCCACACTTTGGCTGACCTCCCTAACCTTAAATACCTGGATTTAACTGGTAACAATCTATCGGGAGATATTCCGGAGTCTTTCGGTCGGTTCCAAAGGCTTGAAGTTTTGTCACTCGTTTACAACCTCCTAGACGGTACAATCCCCGCCTTTTTGGGAAACATTAGTACGctaaaaatgcttaatttaTCGTACAACCCGTTTAGTCTGGGTCGGATCCCACCGGAGCTTGGCAACTTAACTAACTTGGAGATTTTGTGGCTCACCGAGTGTAATTTAGTGGGCGAGATTCCTGACTCGGTGGGTCGACTCAAGAAACTCACCGATTTAGATCTCGCCATTAACCACTTAGTGGGCAAGATCCCGAGTTCTCTCACTGAGTTAACCAGCGTAGTCCAGATTGAACTCTACAACAACTCGTTGACCGGCGAACTACCTCGCAGGTTCTCGAATTTGACCAAGCTGAGACTCCTCGACGCGTCGATGAACGAGTTAACGGGAACGATTCCGGACGAGTTGACTCAGCTACCACTTGAAAGTCTCAACCTTTACCAGAACAACTTCGAAGGAGCATTACCACCGAGTATCGCCGACTCACCAGCTCTGTACGAACTCAGAATCTTTCAGAACCGACTCACCGGGGAGTTGCCCCAAAACCTCGGCAAAAACTCGCCGCTTAGATGGCTCGATGTCTCTAACAACCAATTTACCGGTCTCATACCGCCGAGTTTATGCGAGAAAGGGAACCTAGAAGAGATTCTAATGATATACAACTCGTTTTCGGGTCAACTACCGTCGAGTTTAGCCGAGTGTCGGAGCCTGAACCGGATCCGACTTGGTTACAACAAGTTATCCGGGGAAATACCCGCCGGGTTCTGGGGTCTCCCACACGTGTATTTGCTTGAGCTTGTTAATAACTCGTTCTCGGGGCAAATTGGGAAATCAATTGCAAATGCAGCGAACCTATCGCTTTTGGTTATCTCTAGGAACGAGTTTACGGGATCATTGCCCGAAGAAATTGGTTCAGTTGATAATTTAGTGCAAATTTCGGCCGGTGAAAATAAGTTTAGTGGGCCGTTGCCAAAAAGTATAGTGAACCTTGATGGATTAGGAATTCTTAATCTTCATGGGAATGAGTTGGAAGGGGAATTGCCTACTGGAATCGAGTCTTTGAAGAAGTTAAACGAGTTGAATTTAGCTAATAACAAGTTTTCAGGGAAAATTCCGAATGGAATAGGGAGTTTATCGGTGCTGAACTATCTTGATTTGTCGAATAATCAGTTAACGGGGAGAATTCCGCTCGGTTTGCAGAACTTGAAGCTTAATCAGCTTAATCTGTCCAATAATTTGTTATCTGGTGAGTTGCCGCCTTTGTTTGATAAGGAAATGTATAAGAATAGCTTTTTAGGGAATCCTGGTTTGTGTGGGAATTTTAGTGATTTGTGTGCTGGTAGGGATGGAGATAAGCACAAAGGTTATGTTTGGTTGCTTAGATCCATTTTTGTTTTAGCTGCTTTGGTGTTTGTTGTTGGTGTGGTTTGGTTTTACTTCAAGTATAGGAGTTATAAGAAAGCAAGGGCTATTGACAAGTCTAAGTGGACTTTGATGTCGTTTCATAAGTTGGGTTTTAGTGAATATGAGATTTTGGACTGTCTTGACGAGGATAATGTGATAGGGAGAGGATCTTCAGGGAAGGTTTACAAGGTCGTGCTTAGTAATGGGGAGGCTGTTGCCGTGAAGAAGCTTTGGGGAGGAGCGAAAAAGGGTTGTGAGAGTGTAGATCTTGAGAAAGGTCAGGCTCAGGTTCAGGATGATGGGTTCGAAGCTGAGGTTGAGACTTTGGGGAAGATTAGGCACAAGAATATTGTTAAGTTGTGGTGTTGTTGTACTACCAGGGATTGCAAGCTTTTGGTGTATGAGTACATGCAGAATGGTAGCTTGGGTGATTTATTGCATAGTAGTAAAGGTGGTTTGCTGGATTGGCCGACAAGGTACAAGATTATTGTGGATGCAGCTGAGGGGCTTTCTTATTTGCATCATGATTGTGTGCCTGCGATTGTGCATAGAGATGTTAAGTCCAATAATATCTTGTTGGATGGGGATTTTGGTGCTCGAGTGGCAGATTTCGGTGTTGCCAAGGTGGTTGATGCAGCTGGAAGGGGTGCTAAATCCATGTCTGTTATTGCAGGGTCCTGCGGTTACATTGCTCCAG AGTATGCATATACACTTCGAGTGAATGAGAAGAGTGACATATACAGTTTTGGGGTTGTTATACTTGAGTTGGTCACAGGCAGACTCCCAATTGACCCGGAGTATGGGGAGAAGGACCTGGTAAAGTGGGTCTGCACCACTCTGGATCAGAAAGGAGTGGACCATGTTCTTGATTCCAAACTCGATCCTTGtttcaaagaagaaatatGCAAGGTCCTCAACATCGGCCTCCTCTGTACCAGTCCGCTCCCAATCAACCGCCCGTCAATGAGAAGGGTGGTTAAGATGTTGCAAGAAGCAGGTGCTGAGAGCCATCCGAAGGCTGCTGCTAAAAAGGATGGGAAATTGACTCCTTATTATTATGAAGATGCCTCAGATCAAGGAAGTGTAGCTTGA
- the LOC18596785 gene encoding uncharacterized protein LOC18596785: MEIMIRGEESPEHGEQKVPLLQSLTVSETEKKNAVQKAISQTFQSTAHLANLLPTGTVLAFQLLSPIFTNQGNCDSVSRSMTAGLILLCGLSCFLMSFTDSFRDKNGTVCYGFATFYGLWVIDGSITLPPELAAKYRLHFIDFMHAFMSILVFAAVALFDQNVVSCFYPTPSDQAQEILTALPVGIGVLCSMLFVVFPTTRHGIGFPLSAN, encoded by the coding sequence ATGGAGATTATGATACGAGGTGAAGAGTCTCCTGAGCATGGTGAACAAAAAGTACCCCTGCTGCAAAGTTTGACCGTATCTGAAACCGAAAAGAAAAATGCCGTACAGAAGGCAATCAGTCAAACGTTTCAAAGCACAGCACATTTGGCTAATCTATTACCCACCGGAACTGTTCTAGCTTTCCAACTTCTCTCACCCATATTCACCAATCAGGGCAACTGTGACTCAGTCAGTCGGTCTATGACGGCTGGCCTCATTTTACTTTGTGGTTTATCATGTTTCCTGATGAGCTTCACAGATAGTTTCAGAGACAAGAATGGCACTGTCTGTTATGGCTTTGCCACATTTTATGGATTGTGGGTCATTGATGGTTCAATCACTCTTCCACCGGAATTAGCTGCAAAATACCGACTACATTTTATAGATTTCATGCATGCCTTCATGTCAATACTAGTATTTGCAGCTGTGGCACTTTTCGATCAGAATGTTGTTAGTTGCTTTTACCCAACACCATCAGATCAGGCTCAGGAGATCCTCACAGCATTGCCAGTTGGGATAGGTGTCCTCTGCAGCATGTTATTTGTTGTCTTCCCTACTACACGTCATGGAATTGGTTTCCCCCTGTCTGCAAATTAA